In the Oncorhynchus keta strain PuntledgeMale-10-30-2019 chromosome 14, Oket_V2, whole genome shotgun sequence genome, one interval contains:
- the LOC118394176 gene encoding calretinin-like, with protein MATQAQQPPHLHLAELTATQFLDIWKHFDADGNGYIEGKELENFFRQLETARRGTGVDPTHAAFREKMKEFMMKFDKNADGRIEMAELAQILPTEENFLLCFRTFVGSSAEFMAAWRRYDTDRSGYIEANELKGFLSDLLKKANRHYDDKKLNEYTQTILRMFDLNGDGKLGLSEMARLLPVQENFLLKFEGCKLSAEQFNVIFTFYDKDGNGYIDEQELDALLKDLHDKKKIELDSTGLVGYKKSIMALSDAGKLYRTELEIVLCRDSTL; from the exons ATGGCGACTCAAGCACAGCAGCCACCTCATCTACACCTGGCAGAGCTCACTGCAACGCAGTTTCTTGACATCTGGAAACATTTCGATGCAGACG GAAATGGCTACATCGAGGGAAAGGAGCTGGAGAACTTCTTCCGGCAGCTAGAGACTGCGCGGAGAGGAACAGGCGTG GATCCCACACATGCTGCGTTTAGAGAGAAAATGAAGGAGTTTATGATGAAATTTGACAAGAATGCAGACGGAAGAATCGAGATGGCAGAA TTAGCTCAGATTCTGCCCACAGAGGAGAATTTCCTGCTTTGTTTCAGAACATTTGTGGGATCCAGTGCAGAATTCATGGCG GCATGGAGAAGGTATGACACTGATCGCAGTGGATACATCGAAGCCAATGAACTGAAG GGTTTCCTGTCAGATCTTCTGAAGAAGGCCAACAGACACTACGATGACAAGAAACTCAACGAGTACACACAGACAATC CTGAGGATGTTTGATCTTAATGGTGATGGGAAACTGGGCCTGTCTGAAATGGCCag GCTGCTGCCCGTTCAGGAGAATTTCTTGCTCAAGTTCGAG GGATGCAAGCTTTCAGCAGAGCAGTTCAATGTAATCTTCACCTTCTATGACAAG GATGGAAACGGTTACATCGATGAGCAGGAGCTGGACGCACTGCTGAAGGACCTACATGACAAGAAAAAAATA GAGTTGGACTCGACTGGTCTGGTGGGCTATAAAAAGAGCATCATGGCTCTGTCCGACGCGGGGAAGCTCTACCGCACCGAGCTGGAGATCGTCCTCTGCCGCGACTCCACACTGTGA